The Chlorocebus sabaeus isolate Y175 chromosome 9, mChlSab1.0.hap1, whole genome shotgun sequence genome includes a window with the following:
- the ANKRD16 gene encoding ankyrin repeat domain-containing protein 16 isoform X1, translating to MAQPGDPRRLYRLVQEGRLRALQEELQAAGGCPGPAGETLLHCAARHGHRDVLAYLAEAWGMDIEATNRDYKRPLHEAASMGHRDCVRYLLGRGAAVDCLKKADWTPLMMACTRKNLGVIQELVEHGANPLLKNKDGWNSFHIASREGDPLILQYLLTVCPDAWKTESKIRRTPLHTAAMHGHLEAVKVLLKRCQYEPDYRDNCGVTPLMDAIQCGHIDVARLLLDEHGACLSAEDSLGAQALHRAAVTGQNKAIRFLVSELGIDVDVRATSTHLTALHYAAKEGHTSTIQTLLSLGADINSKDEKNRSALHLACAGQHLACAKFLLQSGLKDSEDVTGTLAQQLPRRADVLQGSGHSAMT from the exons ATGGCCCAGCCTGGGGACCCGCGGCGCCTCTACAGGCTGGTGCAGGAGGGCCGGCTGCGCGCCCTGCAGGAGGAGCTGCAGGCGGCCGGGGGCTGCCCGGGGCCGGCCGGGGAGACCCTCCTGCACTGCGCCGCGCGCCACGGGCATCGGGACGTCCTGGCCTATCTGGCCGAGGCCTGGGGCATGGACATCGAGGCCACCAATCGAGACTACAAGCGGCCTCTGCACGAGGCGGCCTCCATGGGCCACCGAGACTGCGTGCGCTACCTGCTGGGCCGGGGGGCAGCGGTCGACTGCCTGAAGAAGGCCGACTG GACTCCTCTGATGATGGCCTGCACAAGGAAGAACCTGGGGGTGATCCAGGAGCTGGTGGAACATGGCGCCAATCCACTCCTGAAGAACAAAGATGGCTGGAACAGTTTCCACATTGCCAGTCGAGAAGGCGACCCTCTGATCCTCCAGTACCTGCTCACTGTTTGCCCAGATGCCTGGAAGACAGAGAGCAAAATTAGAAGAACTCCTCTGCACACTGCAG CAATGCATGGCCATTTAGAGGCAGTCAAGGTGCTTCTTAAGAG GTGCCAATATGAACCAGACTACAGAGACAACTGTGGCGTCACCCCCTTGATGGATGCAATCCAGTGTGGTCACATCGATGTCGCTAGGCTGCTCCTTGATGAACATGGG GCTTGCCTTTCAGCAGAAGACAGCCTGGGTGCCCAGGCTCTGCACAGGGCAGCTGTCACAGGGCAGAACAAAGCCATCCGATTCTTGGTCTCTGAACTTGGCATCGATGTAGATGTGAGAGCCACATCAACCCACCTCACAGCACTTCATTATGCAGCTAAG GAAGGACATACAAGTACAATTCAGACTCTCTTATCCTTGGGAGCTGACATCAattctaaagatgaaaaaaatcgATCAG CCCTGCATCTGGCCTGTGCAGGTCAGCATTTGGCCTGTGCCAAGTTTCTCCTACAGTCGGGACTGAAGGATTCTGAAGACGTCACGGGCACCCTGGCTCAGCAGCTCCCAAGGAGAGCAGATGTCCTTCAGGGCTCTGGCCACAGCGCAATGACATAA
- the ANKRD16 gene encoding ankyrin repeat domain-containing protein 16 isoform X3 — protein MAQPGDPRRLYRLVQEGRLRALQEELQAAGGCPGPAGETLLHCAARHGHRDVLAYLAEAWGMDIEATNRDYKRPLHEAASMGHRDCVRYLLGRGAAVDCLKKADWTPLMMACTRKNLGVIQELVEHGANPLLKNKDGWNSFHIASREGDPLILQYLLTVCPDAWKTESKIRRTPLHTAAMHGHLEAVKVLLKRCQYEPDYRDNCGVTPLMDAIQCGHIDVARLLLDEHGACLSAEDSLGAQALHRAAVTGQNKAIRFLVSELGIDVDVRATSTHLTALHYAAKPCIWPVQVSIWPVPSFSYSRD, from the exons ATGGCCCAGCCTGGGGACCCGCGGCGCCTCTACAGGCTGGTGCAGGAGGGCCGGCTGCGCGCCCTGCAGGAGGAGCTGCAGGCGGCCGGGGGCTGCCCGGGGCCGGCCGGGGAGACCCTCCTGCACTGCGCCGCGCGCCACGGGCATCGGGACGTCCTGGCCTATCTGGCCGAGGCCTGGGGCATGGACATCGAGGCCACCAATCGAGACTACAAGCGGCCTCTGCACGAGGCGGCCTCCATGGGCCACCGAGACTGCGTGCGCTACCTGCTGGGCCGGGGGGCAGCGGTCGACTGCCTGAAGAAGGCCGACTG GACTCCTCTGATGATGGCCTGCACAAGGAAGAACCTGGGGGTGATCCAGGAGCTGGTGGAACATGGCGCCAATCCACTCCTGAAGAACAAAGATGGCTGGAACAGTTTCCACATTGCCAGTCGAGAAGGCGACCCTCTGATCCTCCAGTACCTGCTCACTGTTTGCCCAGATGCCTGGAAGACAGAGAGCAAAATTAGAAGAACTCCTCTGCACACTGCAG CAATGCATGGCCATTTAGAGGCAGTCAAGGTGCTTCTTAAGAG GTGCCAATATGAACCAGACTACAGAGACAACTGTGGCGTCACCCCCTTGATGGATGCAATCCAGTGTGGTCACATCGATGTCGCTAGGCTGCTCCTTGATGAACATGGG GCTTGCCTTTCAGCAGAAGACAGCCTGGGTGCCCAGGCTCTGCACAGGGCAGCTGTCACAGGGCAGAACAAAGCCATCCGATTCTTGGTCTCTGAACTTGGCATCGATGTAGATGTGAGAGCCACATCAACCCACCTCACAGCACTTCATTATGCAGCTAAG CCCTGCATCTGGCCTGTGCAGGTCAGCATTTGGCCTGTGCCAAGTTTCTCCTACAGTCGGGACTGA
- the ANKRD16 gene encoding ankyrin repeat domain-containing protein 16 isoform X2, with the protein MAQPGDPRRLYRLVQEGRLRALQEELQAAGGCPGPAGETLLHCAARHGHRDVLAYLAEAWGMDIEATNRDYKRPLHEAASMGHRDCVRYLLGRGAAVDCLKKADWTPLMMACTRKNLGVIQELVEHGANPLLKNKDGWNSFHIASREGDPLILQYLLTVCPDAWKTESKIRRTPLHTAAMHGHLEAVKVLLKRCQYEPDYRDNCGVTPLMDAIQCGHIDVARLLLDEHGACLSAEDSLGAQALHRAAVTGQNKAIRFLVSELGIDVDVRATSTHLTALHYAAKEGHTSTIQTLLSLGADINSKDEKNRSEYSETF; encoded by the exons ATGGCCCAGCCTGGGGACCCGCGGCGCCTCTACAGGCTGGTGCAGGAGGGCCGGCTGCGCGCCCTGCAGGAGGAGCTGCAGGCGGCCGGGGGCTGCCCGGGGCCGGCCGGGGAGACCCTCCTGCACTGCGCCGCGCGCCACGGGCATCGGGACGTCCTGGCCTATCTGGCCGAGGCCTGGGGCATGGACATCGAGGCCACCAATCGAGACTACAAGCGGCCTCTGCACGAGGCGGCCTCCATGGGCCACCGAGACTGCGTGCGCTACCTGCTGGGCCGGGGGGCAGCGGTCGACTGCCTGAAGAAGGCCGACTG GACTCCTCTGATGATGGCCTGCACAAGGAAGAACCTGGGGGTGATCCAGGAGCTGGTGGAACATGGCGCCAATCCACTCCTGAAGAACAAAGATGGCTGGAACAGTTTCCACATTGCCAGTCGAGAAGGCGACCCTCTGATCCTCCAGTACCTGCTCACTGTTTGCCCAGATGCCTGGAAGACAGAGAGCAAAATTAGAAGAACTCCTCTGCACACTGCAG CAATGCATGGCCATTTAGAGGCAGTCAAGGTGCTTCTTAAGAG GTGCCAATATGAACCAGACTACAGAGACAACTGTGGCGTCACCCCCTTGATGGATGCAATCCAGTGTGGTCACATCGATGTCGCTAGGCTGCTCCTTGATGAACATGGG GCTTGCCTTTCAGCAGAAGACAGCCTGGGTGCCCAGGCTCTGCACAGGGCAGCTGTCACAGGGCAGAACAAAGCCATCCGATTCTTGGTCTCTGAACTTGGCATCGATGTAGATGTGAGAGCCACATCAACCCACCTCACAGCACTTCATTATGCAGCTAAG GAAGGACATACAAGTACAATTCAGACTCTCTTATCCTTGGGAGCTGACATCAattctaaagatgaaaaaaatcgATCAG aatattcaGAAACATTCTGA